The Thalassotalea sediminis genome includes the window GAAGAGCTATCAGCGCGGCTTATAGAAGGTGATGTAGATCTCACTGCGGCCATGTGGGGTAAAGGGGAACTGTTTACTTTTGCCGACGTTGCTGATGATGAAGCGCAAGTGGCAGAAATGTGTGATGGCCTACGTCAAGGCTTGGAAGAATTTGGTCTTAAACAAGAGCGAAGGCGCATAAGGTTACTTCCCCAAATGTGCGGCATAGATACTGATGAAAAACAACAACTCGCTAAGCTCACATTCACACTTGAGTCAGGATGTTTTGCAACCGCTGTATTGCGTGAATTAGTGTGTTATCAAGATTTAACAGTACGACAGGGGAGTGGCAAAGCATGAGAATTCTCTTAAGTAACGATGACGGCGTAAACGCATTTGGCATTAAGGCGTTGTTTGACGAATTAATTAAAATAGCAGATGTTACGGTTGTTGCGCCTGATAGAAACTGCAGTGGTGCAAGTAATTCGTTAACACTATTAAACCCATTGCGCGCTCAAAAACTAGACAATGGTTTTTATTCCGTCAATGGCACGCCGACAGACTCTGTGCATCTAGGTATTAGCCAATTAATGGATCCTGCACCAGATTTGGTAGTGGCTGGCATAAACCACGGTGCTAATTTGGGAGATGATACCTTATATTCCGGTACCGTCGCTGCTGCTACTGAAGGACGACACATGGGGATGCCCGCCGTAGCGGTTTCGTTAGTGGGTAAACATGAAAATAACTTTAAAACGGCTGCAATTGTTGCTGCTCAGTTTATTGAACGGCTAAAAGAACATCCATTGCCTGCTGATCAAATTATTAATCTAAATGTGCCTGACCTGTCCATTGAAGACATAAAGGGTATAAAAGTAACAAGATTAGGTCATCGTCATAAAGCCGAAACGATGAAAATGAGTAAAGATCCGTGGCAGCGTAAAATATACTGGTATGGGGCATTAGGTGCTGAACTCGACGCAGGAGAAGGCACAGATTTTCATGCGGTAAGTCAAGGTTATGCATCTGTTACGCCATTAACCGTTGATATGACTGCATATAAAAGTATGCAAACAATGACCGAATGGGTTAGTGAATTTAATTTAAGAGAATAATAAAATGAATGTCAGAGTAGGACATCGAGTGGGTGGAAAATCCACACGTAGTGGTGAGTTGCTGGCGCAAAAACTGCAATCAGAAGGTATTAAAAATCAACAAGTATTACAAGCTATTGCGAGAAGCCCTAGACAAATATTTGTGCCTGAAATATTAGCTCATAAAGCTTACGATAATACTGCGTTACCTATTGGGCAGGGACAAACAATTTCTCAGCCTTATATTGTTGCTAAAATGTCCGAACTGTTATTAGAGGATGGAATG containing:
- the surE gene encoding 5'/3'-nucleotidase SurE, whose amino-acid sequence is MRILLSNDDGVNAFGIKALFDELIKIADVTVVAPDRNCSGASNSLTLLNPLRAQKLDNGFYSVNGTPTDSVHLGISQLMDPAPDLVVAGINHGANLGDDTLYSGTVAAATEGRHMGMPAVAVSLVGKHENNFKTAAIVAAQFIERLKEHPLPADQIINLNVPDLSIEDIKGIKVTRLGHRHKAETMKMSKDPWQRKIYWYGALGAELDAGEGTDFHAVSQGYASVTPLTVDMTAYKSMQTMTEWVSEFNLRE